A genome region from Thermoanaerobacterium xylanolyticum LX-11 includes the following:
- a CDS encoding undecaprenyl-diphosphatase: protein MNYAIFQFINGFAGHHSILDKVMIFIALYSPIIYGLIMVIQWFIGEDDGKKVSMEEFFAAVIALSANFIISRFYFEPRPFVTHKVNLLIKHPSDASFPSDHLSGGSAIAFTQLKGNKFLGATMMVLTVLLLIARVYVGVHYPVDVVAGFVIGFLSSKLVKYLKGILDPLENQILKIWHRFIKI from the coding sequence ATGAATTACGCTATTTTTCAATTTATCAATGGATTTGCAGGTCATCATAGTATATTAGATAAAGTGATGATATTTATTGCTTTGTATTCTCCTATTATATATGGGCTGATAATGGTTATCCAATGGTTTATTGGAGAGGATGATGGGAAAAAGGTATCGATGGAAGAGTTCTTTGCTGCAGTCATAGCACTGAGCGCGAATTTTATCATTTCAAGATTTTACTTTGAACCAAGACCTTTTGTTACACATAAAGTGAATTTGCTTATTAAACATCCAAGTGATGCGTCTTTTCCAAGTGATCATCTATCAGGAGGTTCTGCTATTGCATTTACTCAGCTAAAAGGAAATAAGTTCCTTGGTGCTACTATGATGGTTTTGACGGTTTTACTGCTTATAGCGAGAGTATATGTTGGAGTTCACTATCCTGTAGATGTCGTGGCTGGATTTGTCATAGGATTTTTGAGCAGCAAGCTTGTGAAATATCTAAAAGGCATTTTGGATCCCCTTGAAAATCAAATTCTTAAGATATGGCATAGATTTATAAAGATATGA
- a CDS encoding DUF4367 domain-containing protein, protein MKDLYNEKLKSESKIFEALLEYAGACHVNNIINDLEEANGEKIPYPEELSIKIRQMLRHHKRKEAVKKFFTSAKMIFPKVAIFFFVVFIGFTVAMTTVSAFRARVFNLIIEIKKDYTDIKLKENNEPSTSSSTSLVPSNWENEYYLSYVPHGFKISKVESQEVTKIIQYTNGKGDFIIFSQSSNENTDMMVDTENAITQKIDINGYEGILIQKNGLNTIVWRKDNNLFSLMSKIDKNELIKAANSIKLKK, encoded by the coding sequence ATGAAAGACCTTTACAATGAAAAGCTAAAATCTGAAAGCAAAATATTTGAGGCATTGCTGGAATATGCAGGGGCTTGCCATGTAAACAACATAATTAATGACTTGGAAGAAGCCAATGGTGAAAAAATACCTTACCCTGAAGAATTAAGCATTAAAATTAGACAGATGTTAAGGCATCACAAAAGAAAAGAAGCAGTCAAAAAATTCTTCACATCGGCAAAAATGATCTTCCCAAAAGTCGCGATATTCTTCTTTGTGGTTTTTATTGGCTTCACTGTGGCGATGACAACTGTTTCTGCTTTTAGAGCTCGCGTCTTTAACCTCATAATTGAAATCAAAAAAGATTATACAGACATAAAATTAAAAGAAAACAATGAACCCAGTACGTCTTCTTCCACATCGCTTGTTCCATCCAACTGGGAAAATGAATATTATCTTTCATACGTGCCACATGGGTTCAAGATAAGTAAGGTAGAGTCACAGGAGGTAACCAAAATCATTCAATACACAAATGGCAAAGGCGATTTCATAATTTTCAGTCAAAGTTCCAATGAAAACACTGACATGATGGTTGACACAGAAAATGCTATCACGCAAAAGATTGATATAAACGGCTATGAGGGCATCTTGATTCAAAAAAACGGTTTAAACACCATCGTATGGCGTAAAGACAACAACTTATTCTCCTTAATGTCGAAAATCGATAAGAACGAACTTATAAAAGCTGCCAATAGCATCAAACTGAAAAAATAA
- a CDS encoding FeoB-associated Cys-rich membrane protein yields MIIEVIATVAIVAAAVFILYKNIKKSTSGQCNCGSCSSSCPKFSAVKQKK; encoded by the coding sequence ATGATTATTGAAGTGATTGCAACTGTAGCAATAGTGGCTGCAGCGGTGTTTATTCTTTACAAAAACATAAAGAAAAGCACTTCTGGCCAATGCAATTGCGGCAGTTGTTCTTCCAGTTGTCCTAAATTTTCTGCAGTAAAGCAAAAAAAGTAG
- a CDS encoding DUF2156 domain-containing protein: protein MKPLSIDDKNVFDEYFYAYPPEISEYTFTNLLMWNHVYDIRYEIIDGCLLIASGNNVFPPVGPPENTLNALEKFCEMLKKDYSEINLTRFDNDFASKIRENFNVEMEPDEDNFDYVYNTQDLINLSGRKYHNKKNHINKFLKTYDYTLEALSSVNALECLKFTEKWISLKDIEENPGILKEFDAIKKVLENYDFFNVKGIVLKINGKIEAYSFGEKLNPETAVTHIEKANSEIKDAYAFINMCFAKLMSEYKYINREQDLGIPGLRYAKKSYHPAKMILKFKGKLQI from the coding sequence TTGAAACCATTATCTATAGACGACAAAAATGTTTTTGATGAATACTTTTATGCATATCCACCAGAAATATCGGAATACACATTTACAAATCTCCTTATGTGGAATCACGTTTACGACATTAGATATGAGATAATCGATGGGTGTCTTTTGATTGCTTCAGGCAATAACGTATTTCCTCCTGTAGGTCCACCTGAAAATACATTAAATGCACTGGAAAAATTTTGTGAAATGCTTAAAAAAGATTACTCTGAAATCAATCTAACTCGCTTTGACAATGATTTTGCCTCTAAGATTAGAGAAAACTTTAATGTTGAGATGGAGCCAGATGAAGACAATTTTGACTACGTGTACAATACACAAGATCTCATCAATCTTTCTGGTAGAAAATATCACAATAAAAAAAATCATATAAACAAATTTTTAAAAACTTATGATTATACATTAGAAGCATTATCTTCTGTAAATGCTTTAGAATGCTTAAAATTTACTGAAAAATGGATTTCCTTAAAAGACATAGAGGAAAATCCCGGAATATTAAAGGAATTTGATGCGATAAAAAAAGTTCTGGAAAACTACGATTTTTTTAATGTAAAAGGAATTGTATTAAAGATAAACGGAAAAATAGAAGCATATTCATTCGGAGAAAAATTAAATCCAGAAACAGCAGTGACTCACATAGAAAAGGCAAATTCAGAGATTAAAGACGCATACGCATTTATAAACATGTGCTTTGCTAAGCTAATGTCTGAATACAAATATATAAACAGGGAGCAAGATTTGGGAATCCCAGGCCTTAGGTATGCAAAGAAGTCATACCACCCTGCAAAGATGATATTGAAATTCAAAGGAAAGTTGCAAATTTAA
- a CDS encoding class I SAM-dependent DNA methyltransferase, whose amino-acid sequence MYDEFAKFYDRLGWDSYAKELWPDFKRFLDNAGFNVKTMLDLACGTGVFCIGALRDGINVEGLDLSEEMLKKAVENCRKYGYDIKFHLGDMSDFDLGKKYDLITCTFDAINHMTDFQKWKSMFSCVKRHLKENGVFMFDMNTLKDLRDNWNNIHIRKYSNGDYYISKSISFGDNAFITFTAFLKKEGRLYEEYEETVHEMSFSLDEVVNELKMVGFKSVRVMNRKFDIVEDADSLDRAFIFCNI is encoded by the coding sequence ATGTACGACGAATTTGCTAAATTTTACGATAGATTAGGTTGGGATTCTTACGCGAAGGAGTTGTGGCCAGATTTTAAAAGATTTTTAGACAATGCTGGATTTAATGTTAAGACGATGTTAGATTTGGCGTGTGGAACTGGGGTCTTTTGTATAGGTGCTTTAAGAGATGGCATAAATGTGGAAGGTCTTGACTTATCTGAAGAAATGCTTAAGAAGGCAGTTGAAAATTGTAGAAAGTATGGTTACGATATAAAGTTTCATCTTGGCGATATGAGCGATTTTGATTTAGGCAAGAAATACGATCTCATTACATGTACATTTGATGCTATAAATCACATGACGGATTTTCAAAAGTGGAAATCTATGTTTAGCTGTGTTAAAAGGCATCTTAAAGAAAACGGAGTTTTCATGTTTGACATGAACACATTGAAAGATTTGAGAGATAATTGGAATAATATCCATATAAGGAAGTATTCAAACGGCGATTACTATATTTCCAAAAGCATATCTTTTGGAGATAATGCTTTTATAACATTTACTGCCTTTTTAAAGAAAGAAGGAAGGCTGTATGAAGAATATGAAGAAACAGTTCATGAAATGAGTTTTTCACTAGACGAAGTTGTAAATGAATTAAAAATGGTTGGATTTAAAAGTGTCAGAGTAATGAATAGAAAATTTGATATTGTTGAAGATGCAGATAGTTTAGATAGGGCTTTCATTTTCTGCAACATTTAA
- a CDS encoding FeoA family protein: MSVYDLRPGQTALVSGILGDEKLAKRLRALGANEGVKVKVKSFAPLGDPIIINFMGFDLAIRKRDAKNIVVKDVI; this comes from the coding sequence GTGAGCGTATACGACTTAAGACCAGGGCAAACGGCTTTAGTAAGTGGTATTTTAGGTGACGAAAAGTTAGCCAAAAGATTGCGTGCTCTTGGAGCAAATGAAGGCGTAAAAGTAAAAGTCAAAAGCTTTGCGCCCTTAGGAGATCCTATAATAATAAATTTTATGGGTTTTGATTTAGCAATTAGAAAAAGAGATGCAAAGAATATCGTCGTAAAAGACGTTATTTAA
- a CDS encoding amino acid permease, whose amino-acid sequence MAHKEKAGSSNILRKKSLEMIIDDTQDKKHALKKSLSWFDLILFGIGAIIGTGIFVLTGVAAAKYAGPGLILSFVLSGIACSFAALSYAEFASTFPAAGSTYSYSYVALGEIFAWIIGWDLILEYAFAIPAIALGWSGYFTSLLHSFGINIPVWAANSASSAPGGIINLPAIGIVLLLGIILLFGTKESSILNNIAVIFKVMVILFFIAVAVWHVHPSNWKPFLPFGWKGVFSGAAIIFFAYIGFDSVSTAAEETKNPERDMPIGILGSLGISTILYIIVVAILTGVVSYTKLNTPEPVAFALTSLGINWASGLVSFGAIAGITTVLLVMMYGQTRIFFAMSRDGLLPPFLSKLHEKHKTPVASTIIVALFAAVVAGFFSIDELAKLVNIGTMFAFVLVSVAVIVLRYTKPELPRKFRCPFVPLVPILSIASTVFLMVSLPLETWIRFIVWFVLGIVVYVFYGYRHSKLAQSDYKGVKTESF is encoded by the coding sequence ATGGCTCACAAGGAAAAAGCCGGAAGTTCAAATATATTAAGAAAAAAATCTCTTGAAATGATAATAGATGACACACAGGACAAAAAGCACGCATTGAAAAAATCGCTATCATGGTTTGACCTTATTTTATTTGGCATTGGCGCCATAATCGGCACAGGTATTTTCGTGTTGACTGGCGTTGCGGCTGCAAAATATGCAGGACCAGGTCTTATATTGTCATTTGTTCTTTCGGGTATTGCTTGCTCCTTTGCCGCACTAAGTTATGCAGAATTTGCGTCTACATTTCCCGCGGCAGGATCTACGTATAGCTATAGTTATGTGGCACTTGGTGAGATATTCGCATGGATCATAGGATGGGATTTGATATTGGAGTACGCATTCGCTATACCTGCCATTGCATTAGGTTGGTCAGGGTACTTTACAAGTTTGCTTCACAGCTTTGGCATTAACATACCTGTATGGGCTGCAAATTCGGCAAGCTCTGCACCTGGTGGAATAATAAATCTACCGGCTATCGGTATAGTATTGCTTTTGGGAATAATTCTACTTTTTGGAACAAAAGAAAGTTCGATACTAAATAATATCGCTGTTATATTTAAAGTGATGGTAATATTGTTTTTCATAGCCGTCGCTGTATGGCATGTACATCCATCAAACTGGAAGCCATTTTTGCCGTTTGGATGGAAAGGAGTATTTTCGGGTGCTGCAATAATATTTTTTGCTTACATTGGGTTTGATTCGGTATCAACTGCGGCTGAAGAGACAAAAAACCCTGAAAGGGATATGCCTATAGGAATTTTAGGGTCTTTAGGAATAAGCACAATTTTGTATATAATTGTCGTTGCAATTCTTACAGGTGTCGTATCATATACAAAACTTAATACACCTGAACCTGTGGCATTTGCATTAACAAGCCTCGGCATAAACTGGGCGTCGGGATTAGTTTCTTTTGGTGCGATAGCAGGGATAACGACGGTTCTTTTAGTGATGATGTATGGACAGACCAGGATATTCTTTGCTATGTCAAGAGATGGACTTTTACCGCCATTTCTTTCAAAACTTCATGAAAAGCATAAGACGCCTGTTGCAAGTACGATAATAGTTGCACTATTTGCAGCAGTTGTTGCAGGATTTTTCTCCATCGATGAACTTGCAAAACTTGTAAATATAGGAACCATGTTTGCATTTGTCCTTGTATCAGTAGCTGTTATTGTTTTGAGGTACACAAAGCCTGAACTTCCGCGAAAATTTAGATGTCCATTTGTTCCGTTAGTGCCTATCTTATCAATTGCATCAACTGTGTTTTTAATGGTTTCGCTTCCTCTTGAGACGTGGATAAGGTTTATAGTATGGTTTGTGTTGGGGATTGTCGTATATGTCTTTTACGGATATAGGCACAGCAAGCTTGCGCAAAGTGATTACAAAGGTGTTAAAACTGAAAGCTTTTAG
- a CDS encoding Lrp/AsnC family transcriptional regulator: MSKKMDIVELLHENSRLTDKQISIITGLSEDEVKNIVKSLEEEKVILKYSTLVNWEKTEKEVVRALIDVRVTPQQGQGFNAIAERIGQYDEVKSVSLISGGYDLSVEVEGKTMKEIAIFVAERLAPIDGVLSTTTHFILKRYKQDGVFFTDGPEDKRLVVTP, from the coding sequence ATGTCTAAAAAGATGGATATAGTAGAGCTTCTTCATGAAAACAGCCGTCTGACAGATAAGCAAATATCCATAATCACTGGACTCAGCGAAGATGAAGTAAAGAATATAGTAAAAAGCCTTGAAGAAGAAAAAGTCATATTAAAGTACAGCACATTGGTCAATTGGGAAAAAACCGAAAAGGAAGTAGTGCGAGCACTTATTGATGTAAGAGTCACACCGCAGCAAGGACAGGGCTTTAATGCTATTGCTGAAAGAATCGGACAATACGATGAAGTAAAATCTGTATCTTTAATCTCTGGCGGATATGACCTATCAGTAGAAGTAGAAGGTAAAACCATGAAAGAGATAGCTATTTTCGTAGCAGAAAGACTGGCTCCTATTGACGGCGTATTAAGTACAACTACACACTTCATACTTAAAAGATACAAACAAGATGGGGTGTTTTTTACAGACGGTCCTGAAGACAAAAGATTGGTGGTAACACCATGA
- a CDS encoding Fur family transcriptional regulator — MTKEDILKTIKSNNFKITPQRELIINIMLNSNGYLSVREIYEKVKSSFPQVSLDTVYRNLSLLKDINVLSEATIGNNIMYEIHKDMHEHIMKCLKCGKIFELDICPIDLCRNKLDGFEVVDHKIEITGYCKNCKNHEEDC, encoded by the coding sequence ATGACAAAGGAAGATATTTTAAAAACCATAAAATCCAACAACTTTAAGATAACTCCTCAAAGAGAGCTTATCATAAACATAATGCTAAATTCCAATGGTTACTTATCTGTAAGGGAAATCTACGAAAAAGTAAAAAGTTCATTTCCACAAGTAAGTTTAGATACTGTATACAGAAATTTAAGCCTTCTAAAAGATATAAATGTATTAAGTGAAGCAACTATAGGCAACAATATTATGTATGAAATTCACAAAGACATGCATGAACACATAATGAAATGTCTAAAATGCGGGAAGATCTTTGAACTGGATATATGTCCCATAGATCTTTGTAGGAACAAACTGGATGGTTTTGAAGTTGTAGACCACAAAATCGAGATCACTGGATACTGCAAAAATTGCAAAAATCACGAGGAGGATTGTTGA
- a CDS encoding pyridoxal phosphate-dependent aminotransferase, with translation MNNKYISDVVKNIPPSGIRKFFDLVTNSRDIISLGVGEPDFVTPWTVRKEAIDVLDRGATTYTSNLGLLELRKAVSFFLKNHYGLNYDPEKEIMITVGASEAIDLALRCLINDGDEVLVPVPSYVSYSPCIELTRGVPVYVPTYEENNFIITPDDLKSKITSKTKALILPYPNNPTGAIMKKEDLEAIKDIIIEHDLIVISDEIYSELTYDGKHVSIASLPDMKERTIVLNGFSKAFAMTGWRLGYIAAEHSFIEAMNKIHQYTTICAPIMAQYAGIKAIYECEDDIEKMRKTYDQRRRLIVNGFREIGFDCFEPKGAFYIFPSIKKTGLSSQEFCERLLKEEKIAVVPGDAFGPGGDGFIRVSYAYSIDKIMKALERIESFAKRVF, from the coding sequence ATGAATAATAAATACATTTCAGATGTAGTAAAAAATATTCCACCGTCTGGAATAAGGAAATTCTTCGATCTTGTTACAAATTCACGAGATATTATCTCTCTCGGTGTTGGCGAACCAGATTTTGTGACGCCATGGACTGTGCGAAAAGAAGCCATAGATGTGCTTGACAGAGGTGCCACTACGTATACGTCAAACCTTGGACTCTTAGAATTAAGAAAAGCCGTATCATTCTTTCTAAAAAATCATTACGGCTTAAATTACGATCCTGAAAAGGAAATAATGATAACCGTAGGCGCCAGTGAAGCCATAGACTTAGCGCTTAGATGTCTTATTAATGATGGTGATGAAGTTTTAGTGCCTGTGCCAAGTTATGTCTCTTATTCACCTTGCATAGAGCTTACAAGAGGAGTGCCAGTATACGTACCTACCTATGAAGAAAACAATTTTATAATAACACCTGATGATTTGAAATCAAAAATAACCAGTAAGACAAAAGCACTTATACTTCCATATCCAAATAATCCTACAGGTGCTATCATGAAAAAAGAAGACTTAGAAGCTATAAAAGACATAATAATAGAACATGATTTGATCGTAATATCTGATGAAATCTACAGTGAACTCACTTACGACGGAAAACACGTAAGCATAGCTTCACTGCCTGATATGAAGGAAAGGACTATCGTTTTAAACGGATTTTCAAAAGCTTTTGCCATGACGGGTTGGAGATTAGGATATATAGCAGCGGAACATAGCTTCATAGAGGCTATGAATAAGATTCACCAGTATACGACAATATGCGCTCCCATAATGGCACAATACGCAGGCATAAAAGCGATATACGAGTGCGAAGATGATATAGAAAAGATGCGCAAAACTTACGATCAAAGAAGGCGCCTCATAGTAAATGGCTTCAGAGAAATAGGATTTGATTGCTTTGAACCAAAAGGAGCTTTTTATATATTCCCTTCAATTAAAAAAACAGGCCTTTCATCTCAAGAATTTTGCGAAAGGCTTTTAAAAGAAGAAAAAATAGCCGTCGTACCAGGAGATGCTTTTGGACCCGGAGGAGACGGATTTATAAGGGTATCTTATGCGTATTCTATCGATAAGATTATGAAAGCTCTTGAAAGAATAGAAAGCTTTGCTAAGAGAGTGTTTTAA
- the feoB gene encoding ferrous iron transport protein B — MAVTDSKRMTTAALIGNPNVGKTTLFNLLTGLNQHVGNWPGVTVEKKEGFINDNVKIVDLPGIYAMDTYSNEEKISKSFLESGNVDFILNIVDASNLKRNLYLTMQLKEFNIPIILILNMVDVAKKKGIKIDYVELSKLLGVMVVPIVASKGKGVDEIKELLSNDIFSKAINDNENHYRNNVRFKSEAETYKYIEGILSQCVTYTSENTVTITERLDKILINKFLAYPIFIAIIYLIFQFTFSWVGQPLADLLDSFVNAWFVPHVNILLSGANGWFKSLIIDGIIGGVGSVIVFLPVILALFLCISFLEDSGYMARVAFLMDKIIRKMGLSGKAFIPLIIGFGCNVPGVMSTRTLESEKDRKMTALLLPLMSCNARLPIYLVMAGALFKGHEALVVASLYALGIIMAFLVGILFKNTIFKKDDEPFIIELPEYKLPELKSLAVHTWEKGKGFLKKAGTIIFSVSIIVWILSNFNFSGMTEIDKSFIAYIGRFISPIFIPLGFASWQNSVSLLTGIMAKEVVVGTMGVIYGGNLIKILPTVFTPISAISFLVFVLLYTPCISLIATMKKEYGGKMAAFSVAYQLVLAWIVSFIVYNGGNLILRIF; from the coding sequence ATGGCAGTTACTGATTCAAAACGAATGACAACCGCCGCTTTGATTGGTAATCCTAATGTTGGAAAGACAACTCTTTTTAATCTGCTTACTGGGTTAAACCAGCACGTAGGCAATTGGCCTGGTGTCACCGTTGAAAAAAAAGAAGGCTTTATAAATGACAATGTAAAAATCGTCGACTTACCTGGTATTTATGCAATGGATACTTACTCCAACGAAGAGAAAATTTCCAAGTCTTTTCTGGAAAGCGGAAATGTTGATTTTATATTAAATATAGTAGATGCTTCAAATCTTAAGAGAAATTTGTACTTAACTATGCAACTTAAAGAATTCAACATACCTATCATATTGATATTAAACATGGTTGATGTTGCCAAGAAAAAAGGAATAAAGATTGATTATGTAGAATTGTCTAAATTACTTGGTGTCATGGTTGTTCCTATTGTGGCTTCAAAAGGAAAGGGTGTAGACGAGATTAAGGAACTTTTATCGAATGACATTTTTTCAAAAGCAATAAATGATAATGAAAATCATTATCGTAATAATGTACGCTTTAAAAGTGAAGCTGAAACATATAAGTATATAGAAGGCATTTTATCACAGTGTGTTACGTACACATCTGAAAATACAGTTACAATTACGGAGAGATTAGATAAAATCCTAATAAATAAATTTTTGGCATATCCGATATTTATAGCCATCATATATTTAATTTTTCAGTTTACTTTTAGCTGGGTGGGCCAACCATTGGCAGATTTATTGGACAGTTTTGTCAATGCTTGGTTTGTACCGCATGTTAACATTTTGTTATCTGGTGCAAATGGCTGGTTTAAGTCACTTATCATTGACGGCATCATTGGCGGCGTAGGATCGGTAATAGTGTTTCTTCCCGTGATCTTAGCCTTGTTTTTGTGTATATCGTTTTTAGAAGACAGCGGATATATGGCAAGAGTAGCTTTTTTAATGGACAAGATAATCAGGAAAATGGGGTTATCCGGAAAGGCGTTTATTCCACTTATAATTGGCTTTGGATGCAATGTTCCTGGTGTGATGTCAACGAGAACTTTAGAGAGTGAAAAAGACAGAAAGATGACTGCTCTTCTTTTGCCGCTTATGTCTTGTAATGCAAGGTTGCCTATTTATCTGGTTATGGCTGGTGCTTTGTTTAAAGGTCACGAAGCTTTGGTTGTTGCATCTTTATACGCATTAGGCATCATTATGGCGTTTTTAGTAGGCATACTTTTCAAAAATACCATATTTAAGAAAGATGATGAGCCGTTTATAATAGAACTTCCTGAGTATAAGTTGCCTGAACTTAAGTCATTGGCAGTACACACGTGGGAAAAAGGCAAGGGATTCTTAAAAAAAGCAGGTACTATAATCTTTTCCGTGTCTATAATTGTTTGGATTTTATCAAACTTTAATTTCTCAGGCATGACGGAAATAGACAAAAGCTTTATCGCATATATAGGGAGATTCATAAGTCCTATCTTTATACCATTAGGTTTTGCTTCATGGCAAAATTCAGTATCGCTTCTTACAGGGATAATGGCAAAAGAAGTGGTAGTAGGAACTATGGGGGTTATATACGGCGGAAATTTGATAAAGATTTTGCCGACGGTTTTTACGCCGATTTCAGCTATTAGCTTTCTCGTCTTTGTGCTTTTGTACACACCGTGTATATCTCTGATTGCCACAATGAAAAAAGAATACGGTGGGAAGATGGCGGCATTTTCTGTAGCATATCAATTAGTCTTAGCTTGGATAGTTTCATTTATAGTTTACAATGGTGGAAATTTAATCTTGAGAATATTTTAA
- a CDS encoding THUMP domain-containing class I SAM-dependent RNA methyltransferase, which produces MSKIELIAPTLFGIESVTANEIRSLGYDDVKVEDGKVTFSGDIPAICKSNLWLRTAERIYIKVGEFTATTFDQLFEGVKSLPWEEWIPENGQFPVDGYSLKSKLFSVPDCQSIVKKAVVERLKKKYKREWFEEDGPVYKIKFSLMKDKAILMIDTSGEGLHKRGYRAVSNVAPLRETLASAMIMLSYWRYDRPLIDPFCGSGTIPIEAALIGANMAPGLYRQFSSERWRQIPKKLWTDVRNEAFDLIKKDVKLNISGYDADEDAVKLSIDNAKKAGVSDRVKFSKRSLKDLKTDDKYGIIICNPPYGERMGELKEVEKLYMEMGKVFSKLDTWSYYIITSHENFEKLFGRDASKRRKLYNGMIKTTYYQYFGPRPPKK; this is translated from the coding sequence ATGTCAAAAATAGAATTGATAGCACCTACACTTTTTGGAATCGAATCAGTTACGGCTAATGAGATAAGATCTTTAGGCTATGATGATGTAAAAGTAGAAGATGGGAAAGTGACATTTAGTGGCGATATACCTGCTATATGTAAGTCAAATTTGTGGTTAAGGACTGCCGAGAGAATCTACATTAAAGTTGGTGAATTTACAGCTACCACGTTTGACCAGCTTTTTGAAGGTGTAAAGTCTTTGCCTTGGGAAGAGTGGATTCCTGAAAATGGACAGTTTCCTGTAGATGGATACTCTCTTAAATCGAAGCTTTTTAGTGTGCCTGATTGCCAGTCGATAGTGAAGAAAGCAGTTGTGGAAAGGCTCAAGAAGAAGTACAAAAGAGAGTGGTTTGAGGAAGATGGTCCAGTATACAAGATAAAATTTTCATTAATGAAGGACAAGGCTATACTGATGATAGATACAAGTGGAGAGGGGCTTCATAAAAGAGGATATAGAGCTGTGTCAAATGTGGCGCCTTTAAGGGAAACTTTGGCTTCTGCTATGATAATGTTAAGCTATTGGAGATATGATAGACCGCTTATCGATCCATTTTGTGGGTCAGGAACTATACCTATTGAAGCTGCTTTAATTGGTGCAAATATGGCTCCAGGGCTATATCGACAATTTTCATCGGAAAGATGGAGGCAGATTCCAAAAAAGCTGTGGACTGACGTGAGAAATGAAGCTTTTGATTTAATCAAAAAAGACGTAAAACTTAATATAAGTGGATATGACGCTGATGAAGATGCGGTAAAATTATCTATAGACAATGCCAAAAAGGCCGGTGTTAGTGATCGTGTGAAATTTTCAAAGAGATCTTTGAAAGATCTAAAAACCGATGATAAATATGGCATAATAATCTGCAATCCGCCTTATGGTGAAAGAATGGGAGAATTAAAAGAGGTGGAGAAATTGTATATGGAGATGGGGAAAGTATTTTCAAAGCTTGATACGTGGTCCTACTATATAATAACATCGCATGAAAATTTTGAAAAACTTTTTGGAAGAGATGCAAGCAAAAGAAGGAAGCTATACAATGGCATGATAAAAACCACATATTATCAGTATTTTGGACCAAGGCCGCCGAAAAAATGA
- a CDS encoding RNA polymerase sigma factor: MFILFDTIIDECQRKKVEDIYVNYSKDMFKVAYNILNDYQLAQDAVQSAFINIINYIEKISDYDCNKIRALVVIIVRNISINMYNKIKRQKNLFIEDADEIFHDDSEPFDEKIINNDIFRRVSEKVKELKTEYADIISLKYYYGYSNKDIANLLNITEDNVRVRLYRARQSLKDALYQYKGDVEI, translated from the coding sequence TTGTTTATCTTATTTGACACAATTATAGATGAATGCCAAAGAAAAAAAGTCGAAGATATATATGTAAATTACAGCAAAGATATGTTTAAAGTAGCATACAACATTTTAAACGACTATCAATTGGCACAAGATGCGGTCCAATCTGCTTTTATAAATATTATCAATTATATCGAAAAAATTTCTGATTATGACTGTAACAAAATAAGAGCATTAGTTGTTATTATAGTTAGAAACATCTCAATAAATATGTACAATAAAATAAAGCGGCAAAAAAATTTATTTATTGAAGATGCGGATGAAATTTTCCATGATGACTCGGAGCCGTTTGACGAGAAGATAATAAATAATGACATTTTTAGAAGAGTATCTGAAAAAGTAAAGGAGCTAAAAACAGAGTACGCAGACATTATTTCTCTAAAATACTACTACGGCTACTCTAATAAAGACATCGCAAATCTTTTAAACATCACAGAAGACAATGTAAGAGTAAGACTGTATCGCGCGCGGCAAAGCCTTAAAGATGCTTTATACCAGTATAAAGGAGATGTGGAAATATGA